Below is a genomic region from Equus quagga isolate Etosha38 chromosome 17, UCLA_HA_Equagga_1.0, whole genome shotgun sequence.
TATCTCCTGTTCAAACTAAAGGGAATACAAATTGATAGAAATATTAAAccatttgcttttgaaaatgggTAGAAAACAGTACACTGACTAAAAGGTCAAAATTTTTATGCCACTTTCTTAAAAAGATCTccagcaaagaaaataatttactttcGAAAGTACAAATTTATCTAAACAGTTGTGTGGTCCTCATGTTGTATactatttttcatgtatttttagtgAACCTCTTATAACACCACTAAATTGCATTAAAACACATCAGAACCTTGAATTGGGGACAGTGTTTGGAACAGTTTCTTGTACACACGTTGCTGGCCAACAAGGTCAGCTCAACATGAATCAGATAAGAAGTGATGTGAGTGATAGCCTCGTTTCACCTTTGTGACCTAccattttcatctcttcttttaaTGATTCATAGAGCATGGTATTGATGACTTTTTGGAGTTCAATCATGGTATAAATCTGTTAACTTTTGTTTTAGGTCAATGTTTAGTTACTGAACCACAATCCTGGGCCCAGCCATCTTCACAGAGTGAGAGGCCATTGATAGACAGAACTCCACCATGACCATCCATAGAAAAAGGACTATATGTCGTGGTAATGGGGGTTCTGTTGTAGTTTTGCCTAAGTGGATCAACCCATTCCCAGGCATTTTTACACAGCCCCTGATACTAACAGACCATTGCCCATTGATGCCTTAAAGGGCTTAAGAGTCAAAACCAAGGACTTGTCCATGAGTGGAAATCAAAGCTTAATTATAGGGAATTAAGTCAGTAGATGCTTGAGCACCTATaagtggcaggcactgtgctgagcactggggacacagcagtgagcaagacaTGCATGGTGCCTATCGTTAGACAGTCTTCACTTTAAAGACTACTGGACCCCGAAGAAGGAAGCAGAATGTAGGGTTGGTCAAGGGTGAGGCCTAGAAGAACCTGAGGAGCAAAAGTAACAAATGCTCTGATCCTGATCAACTTACAGCAGTTAAGATCCTGATGAACTGGGTATGCTACAGTATCTGCCTCTTCAGAGCCATAACTTCACTGCGGGCTGTAAGTTTTATTTCCCGAACAGGTACCTATTATGCTTTCTTCTCACCCTGCAGGCCATTCCTTTAAACCATCTTCCTAACCAGCCATATATTGCTGAACTCCCTGTTCCTTCACCCCCGCCCGCCACCCAATTCCTTACTGTCATAAGTCTTCCTTTGCATAACTTTCAATAGGTAGTTGATTGATGCCCTGTGTCATAAGAAGTTTCATAATGGAAAGAGGAGTAGCTGCTGAGGAATCTGCAGTGGAGAAGTGATGGCACCACAGAGGTGGAAGAAGGATTAAAAATGCCAGTCGAGGATCCATCTGTGAGGGCTGAAGGAGATAACAGAAAagtggaggggaaaaaatcacagaTTATACAGCAAGATGTCTGAGGTCAGGATCACCAAGTCCCTCTTCTGCTGGGGTAAGAGATCACTCAACCTACAAGGCTGTGCTAACTTGTCCTAACCCTGTAAGGGAGGAAGTTCATTTACCTTGGGTTTACCACGTGGCCCTCTTCCAAAGACTGCTTCTAATGTAAGAATGAATTGTTTCTCCTTTTGCTATTCCCAGATGCAATGGCCCAAATTTGGCTGCAGGAAAtcaacatcctttttttttttatcaacatCCTCCTATAAAGCATTCTCAACAAAGCTGCCAGACCTAGTTAAGGAATAGACTGCCACCTTCTGTCTCCCCGTCTACCTACTACCAACTCATTCTTCACTCATTTTTCTATGAAACATCTCTTTCCTTAGTTTTCTCCAATCTTTATTCCAGCCCCTAACCCCACTCAGATTAGGGTACCTGGTGACAAACAATGCCCTCAGGACACTTCAAGTAAGTGAAAGCAGGCCTGACCCTCCCCACGGATGGCTCACCTTTTTCAGGCAAATATGCCCCCAATGGTAGAAGCTAAGATGATCGCAAGGATAACACAGCAAATCATGATCATGATCTTCTTCTGCTCATccagacaaggaaagaaaaagcacatgAGAAACAACATCACTGTGCACACAGAGTTCCGAAGGAAAGGAGACAAAAGTGGATCAAGACAGGGAAGAGGATATGAAGGAAATGGGAGATGGATCTGGCTTCTAGAACCCAGAATGTGAAGAGAAATGTCACTTCTAGGTGAGAGGTGCAGAATTAGATCAAAAGCAATCTCAGAGGATGTTTAGTAGGTGGTTCTGCCTTCTAGACACCATCATGTCAGAGTTACCCCATTTCCTCCTAGAGGCAGATAGTCTCAATGAATTAACCAAATTCTCTTCAGGGGAGCACATCAAATCTGAAACTCAAATGCAGTTACACTGCAGTCTGAGAGTTGAACCATTTTCAAAAACTGGAACTTTTGATCCATCTGATCCAGAGAcagtttaaaaagattttaaccCCTTTCCAAAACCTAAACAAAAACCACCACATGGGGGCACCCAATCCCTAAGTGTTTTGCAGGGAAATAGAGCCAGAACCGTTTCACAATCGAtataaagtcatttatttttaaattagcaataaaataatcgagtttacatttaaaaaaaatacaaactacaaAAAAACCTTCACTTGTATTCCAAAATAGAAGCCGCAGGCCTCAATCTCAGAGCAGAGGCCTGTGATTAGAGCTTGTCTGCCCTTGTGGCTGGAGCCAGTCCAGTGTCCGACATCATAGCCTTGGGCAAGAGGGCATCCCCTGGGCTCTGTCTGAGTGCTGGGCAATGACTGAAGTAGCCTTGGTGAAGGAGGCCAATGGGCAGTGCCTGGATCAGGGTGCTCACCCTATCCTAGAAAGCCTTAAAGTCAAAGCTGAAATATAAATCAGGCAGACTGCAGAGACCAGCAGGGAATCTAAGGGGCTCAGCACTGGGTCAGCCCAATCACTACAGTTGAAAATCTCCCGGCTGTTCCCTCCTCCATAACAAGAACTGGGGGAGACAAGAACCCGTCAAGCTCATTAACCTGGGAGCAGGAAGAGCTACTCAGCAATCCCTGGTCTCCCCTAACTCAGCCCTGGACACAGGACATCCCAGAGGTCACATGAATGATATCAAATTGCTGTGGGATGTTCTCAGGACAAGCCTGGCCTAGGCAGCAGGTGGGGAGAGGTGTCAAAATTTGTCACAACTGTCCGCTAAGCAGAAAAACTTAATGGGGATCAACTTAGTTCTCACCCCAAAGATCTGTGATTCTCCCAGTGCTCATCCAGAAGACAGCAGGTTTCTCGATGACATGGGGAGATCATATTTCTACCATGATTCATTTGCAAATAAGCAAATGTCTCTTAGCTAATTTTTAGCCTAGCTCAAGGTTATTTTTTTGAGGTTATAATATCCTCCACTTCTAGCTTCCTACTTCCTGAGAGACacgtgcatatatacacatacacctCACACACATGATTATAAAAATACATCTGGAACACATGAAATGAGTGACAATACTCACACCAGCCTGAAACATTTCCAGAGCCTGAGACTCAAGCACCTTGTCCCTGGCCCAATTTTAAGTGCCTGGTTATTTTTGGCCTCAAGGCAATGGCTTCACAAAGCATCACTCTAATGGTGAACAGCCACTTTCCAGGACTCAGACATGGAAACAAATATCCCACACCCTCTGCCGTTACAAATGGTAACCTCAGACGACTGCATCGTCCTGGTGCCTCCTTGAGTAAACATGAGAGAAGACAACATACAGATCGAAACTGGCCACCAAGCTGAACATGCTAAGAGCTTAATTTGAGATTGAATTTCAAACAAGTCACTTCTAAGACCAAAATGACATCTGCCAGTCCCTCATATTTTCAGCATATAGCGACAACAAACTGAGGATTGGGATCCTGCCAGGTTGAAGACTCAGGTTAAGCCttatttttgccaaatttggaagAATCCTTTTGCCTTGATAAAGACACccccccttaaaaaaaaaaatacattgcaaTTTCTCAGAGAAGAATACTCCATGAGGTAGAAAATTCAGCACCTTGGGAAGGTCTGAAACAGGCTTTCCAAGGTACAAGGCATAATTTGACacatcagagggaaaaaagagaagctgGATTGGTTCATACAGTCCGGGAAAGATGGTACTTCAGagctggtggggcaggaggaggttTTGGGGAGAATTCAGGGTTGCATCAGGTAGATAGGATTCCTCCAGGGCTAGACTGTTGTTGGGTCAGGTCCAAGGATGGTGACAGGGAAACAGATCAGGTCCCACTCTCTCTCAGGAAGGCCATTCAACTCCGTTCCCATCTGAAGACAAGGGTGGCCACCAGGTTGCAGTGAAGTCGGGTTCTAagagaggcaggggaaggaggagctgaTCAGTGCACAGGAGGATGGTGGAGAGCAACACTAAGAATCAGCCACCGACCTAGAAGTGGAGAGgaaagatcagaaataaatgcaaaaaggaGAACAATGAAAAAGTCAACACTAAACCTGAGAAATCCAATAGGCATACTCAAGACAGGACCTGGAATTAAATATCCCCCTGTACAAGAAACAAAAGGCCTATTATATGAGAGGGAACAACAGAAAGATCTCTGGGCCTTCTAGAATCCTTCACACAGGCTGTCACAGACCCATAGAAGGACTTGTCAGGAGGGGGGGCAGTCTCAGTGGTTGAAAAGACCTATTCTCGCTGCGGGGCCCACATCAGCACCTTTCAAATACACATTTCAGCTTTCTGGTACTAGACTCTCCTTCTCCCTTACTCCTCCCCTGCCACCCACTTCTCTTAGAAGGCAGAAAGGCACAGTGAAAAGAATATGGGAAAGTTTGGGGGTCATATTAGGGCTGCTCCACCTTATGAGCTGTGTAGGCTTGGGCAGGTTTCTTTACTTCATTGAGCTGCAAAGATCATCCCCGTCTGAAAATGGGGATAGCGTTATTATCCTAGAGCAGCAGCTGGCACACAACTGGAGCGTATAAATGTAAgctgtcttccttccctcctgttcAGAGACCTCTCCCTCAGGTCACATGGAGGGACAGGGGAGTCCAGACTGAAGTAACAATCAGTTCTGACCTTATTAGGCAGTATGGAATACACTGTGGTAAGCAGCTCAGCTACTGCCCAGCAACTTAGCATCTTAGAGATCAGATAAGCCAACTAAAAACAATATATTCATCAgtctcctcattttaaaaaatgattaatttacaTTCTGAATTCCTGGACTTAGGAATAGTAAGGGACACTATGAATTTGCAAGACATCTTTCATCcaaagatatggaaaaatatcaattattataccttttcttaattttaactttCCGATGAGACAGTTACAAGTCACAAAAAATCTCAAACTTTACAAGCGAAAACACATCAAGGCCTAGACTCCAAttatcatgaaaagaaaaatcaattggtTGCCTGTAAGAGGTTGATCATCCCATTGCTGCTTATCTCTCAACAAGAAGGTGGATGTCTAGTGCTGCAATAATCTTTCAGATGCTCTAGTCacatggaggagggggaggaagcagCACATTGAAGCAAAAATAGAGTGAAGAGGGatcagcccagtggtgtggtgctgagtctgtgcactccacttaggcggcccaggcTTCACGGCTTCAGGTCCCGGGCACAAACCTACATACcagcctacacactgctcatcaaagcaggctgtggtgtcatcccacatagaaaatagaggaagaccggcacagatgttagctcaggaacaatcttcctcaccaaaaaaataaaataataaagtgaagGATCAGCTCTGGGTATCAACATTATAGTACGGaccaagttttaaaatatttatatctattacATCTGTAACTTGACTTCTATGCAtttataataaagagaaaatagaaatgagaaaaatattatatgttaGCCATACTGTTAGttatagaaaaacaataacaacaaacctCCGACATTGGTGAAACGTTAAATAACTCAGAGTATATTCACAATCTTGTGTTGAAAATTAGATTCACAAAGATTTCAGTGATGTGAAATGATGCTTTTCGTTTTGTAACTGGGTACAAAACTATAGATAATCTGGTCTGAACTATGTAAAACTACATCTGAGTGTGTGAACATGCCACAAGGTCATCagcaataatattaaaaattaattctgttCACCTTTTCTGTGTTCTATAGGTCTCTTTTTAAACAACACATACTATATTTTATtgagagaaataatatttaagaagTCACAGAAGTCTTAACGGTCCCACTAACTAGATCATTCTTGTCATGCTACTGCTATGCACACGAAGCCCTGAGACAGTGGTCAGCTCTAATCTTTTTaccagattttaaagaaataaatggccTAAATTTTAAAGTCACTATCCTCTATGGTTCTCTAGACTTTGCAGACAATGACAAATGGCTACCTTGTTTTACAAAAAGAAGCTGAGACGTAATAAAGAACTCTCCTAGGTCCACTATCAGCTGTGTGTTCCAACTTGCCCTGTTACTTAACTTCTCCTTAAGCCTGAGtgtctgcatctgtaaaatgtggataataacagcacctacctcagaggggtgttgtgaggattcagtgataTGTGTAAAAGGTGTTTAGTACATCATCCGGCACAACTCAACACTCAGAAAGGTCAGCTACTACATCATTCGATATCCACCCAGTCAGCCACAAACAAAACCCTACCGACCTAAGTCCCAATCAAAGCTTCGTTTACAttgaaaaggagacagaaagcaaagcCCAACATCCATGAAAGCGGGTAAGAATTCAGAAGACAAAGCCCAGATCCCAACACACAGATTGTACCCAATTGAGCAGCATGCTTGCCGGCTAGGGAGAATGCAAACGAGGTACTCAGCTATGCGAGGAGAGGTGGCGAAACACACTGCAAGGCCAAGAGCAGGGACGGAATCCACAGGACAGAGCAATCCACAAGCAGGAGACCCGACCCAAGTCCTGCAGCCAGAACCTCAGAAGAGAATTCTAAGGAGATGAAAGGATGCGCAGGCTACTGACAGTTTAGAGAGCTCAGTGTGTCCAAGGACAATCGCAAAGGGGAAGAAGTGGAAGTTGAAATCCCAGACTAATTTCTCAGGAGGGAGCCAATCCAGAGTCCCCGAGAACCTTCCATTTACTTACATTTCAGTGCAGCAGCCTCTCAGGCCGCCCTTATTTCAGCCCAACGGACAGTCCAATAACCAACGCTAAAATGCCCAGCAACACAACTACTATCACAATGATAATTATCAATTTCTGGAGAGAgggacaagagaaacaaaaacaagtcaTTATTACAAACAACCAAAAAGCAATCATTCATCCAAAACCCAGCCCCTCTCACCTCTACCTAGAAAGCATCTTATCAATTCAAATAAAAAGCCTACATCTCTACATAAAGACATTCCGTGaggatattttatatttcttcagttACTTCTTGGCTAGCAAGGCCAGCAGATGGAAATACGGAGCTTGGTCAGCTCACAGTGCAGTCTTGTATATGTGGAGAGATATAAGAACAACTACCCTGAGGTCTCCAAGCAGCAACAGGCCAAGATATCACGggattaatttttccttttcaagaagGCCCATGAAGACATTGTTGACATAGTCCTAACTTCAAACTTCTGTCCGTCTCTCTCCTAATATACACTCCACCTGTCAGACCCAGTACAGTGACTGGGGATCAGAAAGCATGAGTATGGTCCTGTTGTGAACCAGCCTGGATTCATCCGGTAAAATAACCTCCCAGCTCTCTAAATCCCTGCACAAGCAATAGGGAAAGttggaagaaaaacaaggaaaggaagaacaaaaatatgaaagCCCAGGAGAAATAGTCAACAGTCCTCAAGCAACAGGGCACCAGAAGGCGGGAAATACGGTGGTGCGGTGGGAAGAGCATGACTGGAATCTAATTGAATCCCACTCCTCTACCTACTAGGTGGCCCAAAGCCAATGACTTAACCTCTGACCCTCAACTGTGTCAcctataaagtagaaataataggTGCTCCATAAGATATGAGATGATGTTTACATAGCAATCAGCACAGTACTGGGTTCAGGGTGGGGAAGAAGCAGCGTGGGGCTTGGCCTACTGGAGTGGAAGACGATGAAGAACAGAGGAGTCAAGCATAATTTCTGAAAAGTTCATGAGTCATGTCCAGGAGAAGATAGGCAGCAACCCCTGGGCAATGCATCCAACCTACAGAACTGCCTTCAAGGGTGGGTTCTTGGGTAGAGAGCCCGTGAGCCAGATCCATGCAAGGCACACCCAGGAAGGAAGGGCAACTAGTCTCTAGGAAAGGCTGACATAGGTGTTTGGATGAGGCCAGGAtagagagggaagggatgggCTCACGGACACAGGTGGGGATGaccagagagaggagaagcaagTAAGGCCAGCTGAGACTAAGGTGCTCACCCTCCGAGCTTCACTCTGATACTTGACGGCCTTTTTGGTATCTGCCACGGCCCGCTCCACGAAGCCCACTGACTGGTCCATGTTGTTCTCAATACGGTCAATCATGGCTCCCTTTCCCCCGGTGCAATTGGTAATGGCAGCagaaacagagacagggagagggaagCGAGAAAGAGCGAGAGACAGCAAGCAAAGTGGACTCTCTTCTCTGAAGGCAGCAGGAGAGTCTCACCTTCCGGGCCTGACCCTTGTATTTCACGGCTCTTTTAGTTTCCTCCCGTGCCTTCTCCACGTGGTCCACCGTGTGCATGACATTCAACTCTATGTTATCTAACATCTCGCCCTGCAAAGAACAGACACTAGTCACACCCAATAAACCTACCCCAGGACAGCCCTAGCTAATGTAGGGAAGGATTCTCTCTCGTATAATCTTCAGTGCCGGGAGGAACATCTAGAAACCTTGACAGGCAGCCTTCCATAGGGCATGCTTTCACATTTCCACGTGACTACATATGGGTCCCCAGTCCTCGGTGGCAGTCAGTCATTCAAGAAACAGTCATTGAATTACTTCCCTGTGACAGACACTGTACTGGGCACCTGGAGCACATTGTCTACATGCCTGGTAACTATAGATACATATTCTGAAAGATTCCActaccaccttttttttttaactaagcaTATGAGGAGAGAAACCTCGTGTTCTTAGGGCATTACCAGAtgctggcccctccctgctcATTCAGACCTGAACCAAGTTCATTCTGCCTGAACTGAGTTTGTTCACTACTATAgaagcgcctggcacatagtaggggctcaGTACCTGAGAGTGGGAACATTTGCTTTCTCTAAGAGATATTCCCAAGCCCCTGAAGTGACAGACATTGGGTTTATCTAAGCTATGTGGTTAAGAGACCATGGTCTCAATAAGATTTCCAACCATTTCCCAGCTTTTACTTCCCGACAGGAAGCTTGGTGACTCCAATTAATTTCTGGGCATCTCAGGATAGGAATTCCCCTCACCCACTTAGACATTCCTCAACCCAACCCATGGCTCTATGGTGGTCTATAAACAGAGTAAACAGAGAAAGGCACTTACCACCACTTGAATCTCAAACCAGTTCCTCGCAAGGCAGTGTGGGGAAAAGAATGGAGAGTGGGGATGGACGGACTTGAGAAACAGTCACAAAGGCCAGAAGGGGGCGGAGGAAAGGCACCTGAGCCCTGAGCAGGGAACTGATGTCAAAACCACATCAAGCTGTGCTCAGGCATCAGGTGGGTTCTGCAGTCCTCTACGAAGGAAGCAGTTTTCAATCCTTTCCAGGTGGCACAGCGGCTCATGGCAACAGTGGCACAGCACCAGGACACTGTGGCGTGTTTCACTGTGTCATAAACTAGGAGCCATCTGACTATGTGAAACCAATACTATACGCAGGTGACAGAGACACATCCTTGAGCAAGTGTCGTCGGAGACCAAACAAGCTGCCAGACTCAACACCATGAGTGTTTCAGGTGTTCCTGTGAATATTACTTTGCTAttccttgattctttttcttgtctgctcttgttccttagcaaaaagtgtcaacatttttggaaaaacacatacagaagaaaaaacaaaaatggaaaaaaataaaaacctctgtTAAACCTAACTTTTCACTGTGAACTGGGGAAGAGATCACATGTTTTCAGCGTCACCAGTGAATCAGTTCATATCAGGAGACTTTTAGGCATCATCATTAAGAACCCGTATcactaattaaaaaaacagagagagatccTGAGGCCTGAGGGAACGAGGGACTTGACAGAGCACATCCAAGCCCATATTAACTAGAAATGACTTCCAGGCCAAAGTGCCAGGTAAGAATGACAAGGCTGAGGCTGCCCAAAGTGTCAGATTCAGGAGTACATTCCCTTCCCTGGGATCCTGGAATTCTGTTACTCCATCAGACAAACTCCCAATGATTCTGCCACCCCACCTCACCTGGCTTTTCAggactctcctccctccccacattgGTACCCACTGCTGGTTACCTGATTCTCCACCAGCATGGCGATGTCCATAAACATGTCATGAAGCTCCTTGATGCTGCTCTCCAGCCTCACGATGTCCTTGTGCCGTCCCTCGATCTCACTGAGGGCTTGCTTAGAAATCTGAGAGTCAATGATCTACAACAGGCCACAGGAAGACAGACCATCAGCCACTATCCCCGCCATGGCCTCACAAACACGCCTACAGAGCTCCTCACACCCCCTGCCTCCCCGCAAACGCAGCCCAGCCTTCACTCGCTGACCACGTGGAGCTCCACAGTGGCCTCCCTTCCCCGTGACAGGGGCGTGCATCCCAGCTTGCAAGTCACTCACCCCAGAAGTGAAGATGGCAGGGTTTCCACTCTCCAAcatctcctccagctcctcatcTGTGGTCTTTTTGCCAGCTTTATAACACAAGAAGGAGAGCATCAAATATAAGATCAAAGGACACCTTTTCAAAAGTCCCCTGAAAATTAGGAATATGGTAACTTTGCCATGGGTTTTACAAGTAAAGACCATGGACTTTACAACACTCCCCCAATAGCCTCCTGACTCCTCTTTCTTCTGATTTCTCCCCTAATCCAATCCATCCTTAATACTGTCAGCAATTACCTTCCTGAAGCACATTATCTGCCCACATTCCTTCCCAGCTCAGAACATTTACTGGCCCCATTCACTATACCACAGAGTCCAAGGCCCTCAGGACAAGGAGCCAGTTCCTGGGGGAGCCCTCCCTCGATCCTTCTTAACTTCACACTGCTGACTCCCAAATGCACCCTTTTCCCAGGCCCTGGAACAACCTGCCACTCCTGAACACACCTGCTTTTTTTCTGCCTACGTCTTTGCTCATACAGTTCCCCCAATTAAAGCACCTTGCACTCTGCTGGGCCCTGCATTCCATGTGACTAAATTCCTAGAGGGCATGGCTTTATTGATTTCTGTATTCCTCACAGCAATTAGCACTGCAccttttatttcataaatgttctTTGCTGTCAAAAAGGCAGCAAAAAGATGTCATGAGTCCCCAGGAGAGCAACCGTTTAGCAAGTGTCTCCCCTCTAGGTATGAGGAAATGCTGGCTCCCACAGGAACAAAATTCCTGTGTCCCCCTTCAGCCTAAGACGCGGCATCGAGGATGTGCAGGTGCTATGACGCCTGTCCTGGGCTTGGGCACAAAATATGAGGTGGAACCCACAAGCAGGGGTGCTGCTCCCTCTCTTGGGGTCTCACCACTTGGGACGGACAACCACATGGCAGGAAAAAGTGAAGAGGCACAGGCCAAGCTTCTAACCTAACACGTACTGATTTCAAGCTGCCGCTGGATTCGCCCCTTGCTGCGCTCACGGAAGTCCACCTGAGCCTCGTTGTATTTGGTCATCACCTCCACAAACTTCCGGGAGAGGACGGAGTGCTGTGGGAACAGTGTCAGATGCAGTAAGCccccaggaggggagagaggaggaaagtcCATCACTCTTGTAgaacccttcccccacccccacagagcCTAGTCCACGACAGCACTGGACTTGGAACCAAAAGACCAGGTACAAGACTCAGCATTTTGGCTTCCTAACTTTACACCATTGGGAGAATCAGCTGGCCTTTCCAAAGCATGTTTGCAGCATCTGTTTACCTGCCCCGCTGACCTCATATAGTAATTGTGGGGCCAAAGGAGATATCTCTGTGAATGTCAGAGCCCTGCTTTCTGAAGCTGCCAGACTCCCTTCCTACATCCAACACCTGCCAAAGATCCTTGAATTCTTACTCAAACTGAACTTCCCAACTTTTCTTGCTTCTAACCAGATGCACTCACTCAACAGCCCTGGGTGCCTAAGCTCAAATCTTCATAATAAGTTTTATTCCTTGCCCACCTCTCAGCATCAAGCCCAAGTGGTTTCTCCTTTGGAAAATCAccaatatttatagttttttcaaACCCACTACTACTATGCAAATTCAGACAAAAATCATTGCAAAAGTCCAACCAGGGACACACCTGTCTCTTGCCTCTTCCTGACTCTGATCCAGCTTTCAAATGGCTACCAGATTATCTTCCTAACAGACTGCAGACTGAACTAAATGCATACAGACTACTTGGTCAGATCAAATTCCCTAGGCCAGGAGTCAAAGACCTCTGCAATATGGCACTATATTCTCTACCAAAAACTCAACGTTCTTTTTTCTCCAGACAGGCTGTTCTCTTCAtgtctgcccctcacccccacccccatcactgctgttacacacacacactcagacacacagtTTCTGCCTCCACGCTTCTACCCTCTAAGCCTGTCCATGTTGGCACTCTTGCCCATCCAaggcccagcctcctctgcctACCCCCAATTCTTCCCAAGACCTTTGAGTGCTGAGAGCACCATGCATTTGATTATGTCTTCTTACACTGCTCTCCTGTTGGGTCTTATGTAACAGTTTCCTTATGCTACTTGAACAGCATGCCAGGTCTTTAAGGACAAGGATCATATCTTTAATGACCGCTGAAGAGCCTAACTCAAAACTGTACAACTAATGACCAACAATCTTTAGAGAGAAGACTTCAATTTCCTCACGTACAAAACAAGAAGACATACTAAATCGTAAGATGTGCTCTGGGGAGCCTTAGGAAGTTCTTCAGGGGCCTCCTCGGAGGAGAGTGTGAGAGAGGAGCCAAAAGGACTGGACTCCAGCCCTATCCCCTGTTTCAACCCGGGCAGCTCCCCTTTACCAATTCTTCGACATGAGTTCCAAATAAGagttgtatttaaaataaaataaaagtttggaCTAGATGGTTTAGACCAGGGAAAATCCTACCTGGG
It encodes:
- the STX3 gene encoding syntaxin-3, with amino-acid sequence MKDRLEQLKAKQLTQDDDADEVEIAIDNTAFMDEFFSEIEETRLNIDKISEHVEEAKKLYSIILSAPIPEPKTKDDLEQLTTEIKKRANNVRNKLKSMERHIEEDEVRSSADLRIRKSQHSVLSRKFVEVMTKYNEAQVDFRERSKGRIQRQLEITGKKTTDEELEEMLESGNPAIFTSGIIDSQISKQALSEIEGRHKDIVRLESSIKELHDMFMDIAMLVENQGEMLDNIELNVMHTVDHVEKAREETKRAVKYKGQARKKLIIIIVIVVVLLGILALVIGLSVGLK